The proteins below come from a single Halothiobacillus neapolitanus c2 genomic window:
- the pilB gene encoding type IV-A pilus assembly ATPase PilB, translated as MNPPAITGLLAALVKTSVIEPRQATEILEKSRASKESIIQTLINSGISSAKIAQSASKNFGIPQIDLDAFDTTDLPTSIVPAKLLENGNALPLRKRGRRLTVAMADPSDLGILENYRFSTNLTIDVVVAEAQKITRLLEEASSNSMADLANLDDDLANIQIDEGDIAGGDGSSEDNLQDDIVVKFVTKALTDAIRRKASDIHIEPYEKIFRIRVRIDGILTEIPPPPRQLADRIVSRVKVMSRMDISERRVPQDGRIKLKISAGRSIDFRVNSLPTLFGEKIVLRILDPTSAQLGIDSLGYEEDQKKLYMKALERPYGMILVTGPTGSGKTVSLYTGLNILNTMDRNISTAEDPAEIVVPGINQVNVNARVGLTFASALRAFLRQDPDVIMVGEIRDLETAEIAIKAAQTGHLVLSTLHTNDAPQTLTRLLNMGVPGYNIASSVNLIIAQRLARRLCNNCKKVDHVPDEELVREGFKPTDVQEGFKIFKAVGCDQCTNGYKGRVGIYQVMPVSEEMGRIIMRGGNSMELAEQSVKEGINDLRQSGLRKVKAGVTSLEELNRVTKD; from the coding sequence TCCCGCCATCACTGGCCTATTGGCTGCACTCGTAAAAACCTCCGTCATTGAGCCGCGACAAGCGACCGAGATTCTCGAGAAGTCACGAGCCAGCAAAGAATCCATTATTCAGACGCTGATCAACAGCGGGATTTCTTCTGCCAAGATCGCCCAATCGGCATCAAAAAATTTCGGTATCCCGCAGATCGACCTGGATGCATTCGACACCACCGATTTGCCCACATCCATCGTTCCCGCAAAACTGCTTGAAAATGGCAATGCCCTCCCCCTGCGCAAGCGAGGGCGCCGTCTTACGGTCGCCATGGCCGATCCATCGGATCTCGGCATTCTTGAGAATTACCGATTCAGTACCAACCTCACCATTGACGTCGTCGTGGCCGAGGCGCAAAAAATCACCCGATTGCTTGAAGAAGCCAGCAGCAACTCCATGGCTGATCTTGCCAATCTTGACGATGATCTGGCTAATATCCAGATCGACGAGGGTGATATTGCGGGCGGGGACGGTTCAAGCGAGGATAATCTTCAGGACGATATTGTCGTCAAGTTCGTAACCAAGGCATTAACCGATGCGATCCGACGCAAGGCTTCCGACATTCACATCGAACCCTACGAAAAGATCTTTCGTATTCGAGTGCGTATCGATGGCATTCTGACTGAAATCCCACCGCCCCCGCGACAACTGGCCGATCGTATTGTTTCCCGCGTTAAGGTTATGAGTCGCATGGATATTTCCGAACGACGCGTGCCACAGGATGGTCGAATCAAGCTCAAGATTTCCGCAGGACGCTCAATCGATTTCCGGGTCAACTCGCTGCCGACCTTGTTCGGCGAAAAAATCGTGCTGCGAATTCTCGATCCCACCAGCGCGCAACTCGGTATTGATTCGCTCGGATACGAAGAAGACCAGAAAAAGCTTTACATGAAAGCGCTAGAACGTCCCTATGGCATGATTCTGGTTACCGGTCCTACCGGCTCCGGTAAGACCGTGTCGCTGTATACGGGCTTGAATATCCTCAACACCATGGATCGGAATATATCGACCGCGGAGGATCCTGCTGAAATCGTGGTTCCCGGCATCAATCAGGTCAATGTCAACGCCCGCGTCGGCCTCACCTTCGCCAGCGCACTACGTGCCTTCCTGCGTCAGGATCCCGATGTCATCATGGTCGGCGAAATCCGGGATCTCGAGACAGCCGAAATCGCCATCAAAGCCGCTCAGACTGGTCACTTGGTGTTATCGACGCTGCACACGAACGATGCACCCCAAACGCTGACCCGCTTATTGAACATGGGTGTGCCGGGATATAACATCGCCTCATCAGTCAATCTGATCATTGCCCAACGACTGGCCAGGCGACTTTGCAACAACTGCAAAAAAGTAGATCATGTGCCGGACGAGGAGCTTGTGCGCGAGGGCTTCAAGCCCACCGATGTACAGGAGGGCTTCAAAATTTTCAAAGCAGTAGGTTGTGATCAGTGCACTAATGGATACAAAGGCCGCGTCGGTATTTATCAGGTGATGCCTGTCTCTGAGGAAATGGGACGAATTATCATGCGTGGTGGTAATTCAATGGAACTGGCGGAGCAGTCTGTCAAAGAAGGAATTAACGATTTACGGCAATCCGGCTTACGCAAAGTAAAAGCCGGTGTCACCAGCCTCGAAGAACTCAATCGGGTGACCAAGGATTAA
- a CDS encoding type II secretion system F family protein — translation MAITATAKKKPKDDKIIFVYDAKNKDGKIVKGEMSAHNEMIVRAEVRRLGLTVIKVRKKPKPLFSNTASINAKDIAVLARQLATMMQAGLPIVQALDIMAQSAEKVPMKELISTVKNDVESGLTLADAMDKHRKYFDELFVNLVRAGEDSGSLELVLDRIAVYKEKSESLKGKIKKALFYPIAVVVVAFIVTSILLIFVIPQFQELFQGFGATLPAFTLFVIGISNAFKTNWYWIFGGIGFAIFLFVYVKRRSDRFNHFLDQIILKVPIFGPLTEKAAIARFARTLGTMFSAGVPLVEAMEPTAGSTGNALFKDAVMNMRDIIAAGSPLKVAMQQSKLFPVMVVQMVAIGEETGALDTMLGKVADMYEEEVDNMVDAMSSLLEPMIMAFLGVVVGGLVIAMYLPIFKLGSVV, via the coding sequence ATGGCCATTACAGCGACGGCAAAAAAGAAACCAAAGGACGATAAAATCATCTTCGTTTACGATGCAAAAAACAAAGATGGCAAGATAGTTAAGGGTGAAATGAGCGCCCATAACGAAATGATTGTTCGCGCAGAAGTTCGACGACTGGGCCTGACAGTCATCAAAGTCAGGAAAAAGCCCAAACCTCTGTTCAGCAACACAGCATCAATCAATGCCAAAGACATCGCCGTTTTGGCACGTCAGCTCGCCACGATGATGCAAGCTGGCCTGCCCATCGTGCAGGCATTGGACATCATGGCGCAAAGTGCCGAAAAAGTACCCATGAAGGAGCTGATTTCCACCGTTAAAAATGACGTGGAAAGCGGTTTGACACTGGCAGATGCCATGGACAAACACCGCAAATATTTCGATGAACTGTTCGTGAACTTGGTCCGCGCGGGTGAAGATTCAGGCTCACTGGAGCTCGTCCTCGACCGCATTGCCGTCTATAAAGAGAAAAGTGAAAGCCTGAAAGGCAAAATCAAGAAAGCATTGTTTTATCCCATTGCCGTGGTGGTAGTTGCCTTTATCGTTACCTCGATTCTGCTGATCTTCGTTATTCCACAATTCCAAGAGCTGTTTCAAGGATTCGGGGCCACATTGCCCGCGTTCACCCTGTTTGTTATCGGCATTTCCAATGCATTCAAGACAAATTGGTATTGGATTTTTGGCGGAATCGGTTTCGCTATTTTTCTATTTGTTTACGTCAAGCGTCGATCGGATCGTTTCAACCATTTCCTCGACCAAATCATCCTGAAAGTTCCAATTTTCGGTCCATTAACCGAAAAAGCTGCCATTGCGCGTTTTGCGCGGACACTGGGCACGATGTTCTCCGCCGGTGTACCGCTGGTTGAAGCAATGGAACCGACGGCAGGATCGACCGGAAACGCCTTGTTCAAAGATGCCGTCATGAACATGCGCGACATCATTGCGGCCGGTTCACCACTCAAAGTGGCGATGCAACAATCCAAGCTGTTCCCGGTCATGGTCGTACAAATGGTGGCCATTGGCGAAGAAACCGGTGCTTTGGATACCATGCTCGGCAAGGTTGCCGATATGTATGAGGAAGAAGTCGACAATATGGTCGACGCCATGTCCAGCTTGCTCGAACCCATGATCATGGCGTTCCTCGGCGTCGTGGTCGGTGGTCTTGTTATTGCTATGTACCTGCCGATCTTCAAACTGGGTTCTGTGGTTTAA
- a CDS encoding prepilin peptidase, whose product MISTWVGLFNESPILWLSVALILGLLVGSFLNVVIHRLPIMLEQGWRRDCQELLEIAPSTSPLVYNLITPRSTCPHCQAPIKAWQNIPIISWLWLRGKCEHCQHAISIQYPLIELTSGLLTLLAAWHFGVSETAIAVWVFSWILLAAAIIDLKTTLLPDNLTLPLMWLGLLLALTGFGTTVTLENAVIGAMAGYLSLWSIYWLFKLLTGREGMGYGDFKLLAALGAWLGWQQLPMVLLLSAGVGAVVGIGMILFLKHDKRIPIPFGPYLASAGLLSYYFGNTMFKVVFGMPGTY is encoded by the coding sequence ATGATCAGCACATGGGTCGGTCTATTTAATGAGTCACCGATCCTGTGGCTGTCTGTTGCTTTAATACTGGGCTTGCTGGTCGGCAGCTTCCTCAATGTCGTTATTCATCGCCTCCCCATCATGCTGGAGCAAGGTTGGCGGCGCGACTGCCAGGAATTGCTGGAAATTGCTCCGTCCACGAGCCCACTAGTCTATAACCTGATCACGCCGCGCTCGACTTGTCCTCACTGCCAAGCGCCAATCAAGGCGTGGCAGAACATCCCGATCATCAGTTGGCTATGGCTGCGCGGCAAGTGTGAGCATTGCCAACATGCAATCAGCATCCAATACCCCCTGATTGAGCTGACGAGCGGCTTGCTTACCCTGTTGGCTGCGTGGCATTTCGGCGTATCTGAGACGGCGATTGCAGTTTGGGTTTTCAGTTGGATTTTGCTTGCCGCTGCCATTATCGACCTGAAAACAACCCTGCTACCGGATAACCTAACCCTACCTCTGATGTGGCTGGGCCTACTGCTGGCTCTTACAGGATTTGGCACGACAGTGACCCTGGAGAACGCAGTGATCGGCGCAATGGCCGGTTACCTCTCGCTCTGGAGCATTTACTGGTTGTTCAAGTTACTGACCGGGCGCGAAGGCATGGGCTATGGTGATTTCAAGCTACTCGCCGCTCTCGGCGCATGGCTCGGTTGGCAACAACTGCCGATGGTCCTTCTGCTATCTGCCGGCGTCGGCGCTGTTGTCGGCATCGGCATGATTCTGTTCCTCAAGCACGACAAGCGGATACCCATTCCCTTTGGCCCTTACTTGGCAAGCGCCGGATTACTTTCCTACTATTTTGGCAACACGATGTTCAAAGTTGTTTTTGGCATGCCCGGTACTTACTAG